In one Capricornis sumatraensis isolate serow.1 chromosome 1, serow.2, whole genome shotgun sequence genomic region, the following are encoded:
- the VAX2 gene encoding ventral anterior homeobox 2, with the protein MGDGGAERDRGPARRESQSGSGGEGGGAEDSSADAGGRSPREIAGTSDSSPAGSRESGADSDGQPGLGEADHCRRILVRDAKGTIREIVLPKGLDLDRPKRTRTSFTAEQLYRLEMEFQRCQYVVGRERTELARQLNLSETQVKVWFQNRRTKQKKDQSRDLEKRASSSASKAFATSNILRLLEHGRLLSVPRAPSLLALTPGPPGLPAGHRGTSLGDPRNSSPHLNPLTSASPPLPPPPPVLCFSTARLLDLPAGYELGSSAFEPYSRLDRRVGSPGGGSKKASA; encoded by the exons ATGGGCGATGGGGGCGCCGAGCGCGACCGCGGCCCGGCACGCCGGGAGTCGCAGAGCGGGAGCGGCGGGGAGGGCGGCGGAGCAGAAGACTCGAGCGCTGATGCGGGCGGCCGCAGCCCCAGGGAGATTGCCGGGACCTCCGACTCCAGCCCTGCGGGCTCCAGGGAGAGCGGCGCCGACAGCGACGGGCAGCCGGGGCTCGGCGAGGCAGACCACTGCCGCCGCATCCTGGTGCGAG ATGCCAAAGGAACCATCCGAGAAATTGTCCTGCCCAAGGGCCTGGACCTGGACCGGCCCAAACGGACCCGCACATCCTTCACGGCCGAGCAGCTCTACCGCCTGGAGATGGAGTTCCAGCGCTGCCAGTACGTGGTGGGCCGTGAGCGCACTGAGCTGGCCCGCCAGCTGAACCTCTCCGAGACCCAG GTGAAGGTCTGGTTCCAGAACCGCCGCACCAAGCAGAAGAAAGACCAGAGCAGAGACCTGGAGAAGCGGGCATCCTCCTCGGCGTCCAAGGCCTTCGCCACCTCCAATATCCTGCGGCTGCTGGAGCACGGCCGGCTGCTGTCTGTGCCCAGGGCCCCCAGCCTCCTGGCGCTGACCCCCGGCCCACCGGGCCTGCCTGCCGGCCACAGGGGCACCTCCTTGGGTGACCCCAGGAACTCTTCCCCACACCTCAACCCGCTGACCTCGGCCTCGCCCCCACTGCCGCCCCCTCCGCcagtgctctgcttttccaccgCCCGGCTCCTGGACCTGCCTGCTGGCTACGAACTGGGCTCCTCGGCCTTCGAGCCCTATAGCCGGCTGGATCGGAGAGTGGGCAGCCCCGGCGGTGGTAGCAAGAAGGCCAGCGCTTAA